One Glandiceps talaboti chromosome 2, keGlaTala1.1, whole genome shotgun sequence genomic region harbors:
- the LOC144444379 gene encoding fatty acid binding protein 1-B.1-like translates to MAQFVGSWKLEKQEGAEELVKGMDAPEDIKEKFLAMKPTTVITKTGNTFIFDVEVDSMKYQHKVPLGEEFETTNHMTGEKSKAIAKMEGNKLVIKDVLDTPKSVSSVSEVIDGKYVITVIAKNGVASKHFYVKA, encoded by the exons ATGGCGCAGTTCGTCGGATCTTGGAAACTAGAGAAACAAGAGGGTGCCGAAGAACTCGTCAAGGGTATGGACGCCCCCGAGGATATCAAGGAAAAGTTCCTAGCCATGAAACCTACAACGGTGATTACGAAAACGGGCAACACTTTTATATTTGACGTAGAAGTGGATTCTATGAAGTACCAACATAAAGTGCCA TTGGGAGAGGAGTTCGAAACTACTAACCACATGACTGGAGAGAAATCGAAGGCTATCGCAAAAATGGAGGGCAACAAGTTGGTGATTAAAGACGTGCTGGATACCCCTAAATCAGTGTCTTCTGTGAGCGAGGTGATTGACGGTAAATATGTAATTACCGTGATAGCCAAAAATGGAGTGGCTAGTAAGCATTTCTATGTGAAGGCATAG
- the LOC144444388 gene encoding fatty acid-binding protein, liver-like — MAHFVGSWKMEKQDGAEKLATFLELPEESTQQFLAMRPVIDVSKTGNTFVFKVKITDTMAVEHEVTLDKEFETTNAFTGEKSMAIAHMEGNKMVVKPVKETPKSFVTSDEIISGNLVVKMTTANGITCTQTFVKA; from the exons ATGGCACACTTTGTTGGATCTTGGAAGATGGAAAAACAAGACGGCGCCGAGAAACTGGCTACATTTTTGGAACTCCCCGAAGAAAGCACACAACAGTTTTTAGCAATGAGGCCTGTTATTGACGTCAGTAAAACTGGCAACACCTTCGTCTTCAAAGTGAAAATCACCGATACAATGGCCGTAGAACACGAAGTGACA TTGGATAAAGAGTTTGAAACAACCAATGCCTTTACCGGTGAAAAAAGCATGGCCATTGCACATATGGAAGGCAACAAAATGGTTGTCAAACCCGTCAAGGAGACCCCCAAATCGTTCGTAACGTCTGATGAAATCATTAGCGGCAATTTGGTTGTGAAGATGACAACAGCCAATGGTATAACTTGCACACAGACCTTCGTAAAGGCTTAA
- the LOC144444397 gene encoding fatty acid-binding protein-like, with product MGDLPKLVNPASCLSNYYYVELLLFIAMTNLVGTWKLENSENFEAFLDAMEAPAPAKAKALSVQPTMEISKAGSGFHFKVIGPERTQEQAVPVGESFDIVNQVTGGVKKGIASLEGNKLVIKPGAEYPKEPSSSYEVVGGMLVVTLSVGSVCAKRTFASA from the exons ATGGGCGATCTTCCAAAATTGGTAAACCCAGCATCCTGTTTGAGCAACTACTACT ACGTAGAACTTCTACTCTTCATCGCCATGACAAATCTTGTAGGAACATGGAAGTTGGAGAACAGCGAGAACTTCGAGGCTTTCCTTGATGCTATGGAAGCACCAGCCCCAGCAAAGGCCAAGGCTCTGAGTGTCCAGCCCACCATGGAGATTTCAAAAGCTGGTAGCGGTTTCCACTTTAAAGTTATTGGTCCTGAGCGTACACAGGAGCAGGCCGTACCA gTTGGTGAATCATTTGACATTGTCAACCAAGTAACCGGTGGAGTCAAGAAGGGTATTGCCAGTTTGGAAGGAAACAAGTTGGTGATCAAGCCCGGTGCTGAATACCCTAAGGAACCATCGTCCAGCTACGAAGTCGTCGGTGGCATGTTGGTCGTCACTTTGAGTGTTGGCAGTGTCTGTGCCAAGCGTACCTTCGCCAGCGCTTAA